A genomic window from Streptomyces broussonetiae includes:
- a CDS encoding bifunctional DNA primase/polymerase — translation MGFTIGGIREIRSGTRRRGRSSECTAVAEFTGLWGWDVVPGARAAAGACSCGRADCPAPGAHPLEFAPQVSAGATLDEASKAWSEFPGAAVMLPVGQAFDVIDVSEAAGRRALARLERMGLPLGPVAAPPDGRAHFFVAPGAAAELPRLLYRMGWDDPTALDLQGLGPGTYITAPPSDRGGLGPVRWLRPPALDSATAPPAARLLLGTLAYVAHRSRARA, via the coding sequence ATGGGCTTCACGATCGGCGGCATTCGCGAGATCCGTTCCGGCACGCGTCGGCGTGGCCGCTCGTCGGAGTGCACCGCCGTCGCCGAGTTCACCGGGCTGTGGGGCTGGGACGTGGTGCCGGGCGCGCGGGCCGCGGCGGGCGCCTGCTCGTGCGGACGCGCCGACTGCCCGGCGCCGGGGGCCCATCCGCTGGAGTTCGCGCCCCAGGTGTCAGCCGGGGCCACACTGGACGAGGCGAGCAAGGCCTGGTCCGAGTTCCCGGGGGCCGCGGTGATGCTCCCGGTGGGCCAGGCGTTCGACGTGATCGACGTCTCCGAGGCGGCCGGCCGGCGCGCCCTGGCCCGCCTGGAGCGCATGGGCCTGCCCCTCGGCCCGGTCGCCGCGCCCCCGGACGGCCGCGCCCACTTCTTCGTCGCGCCCGGCGCCGCCGCCGAACTGCCCCGGCTGCTCTACCGCATGGGCTGGGACGACCCCACCGCGCTGGACCTGCAGGGCCTCGGTCCCGGTACGTACATCACGGCGCCGCCCTCCGACCGGGGCGGCCTCGGCCCGGTGCGCTGGCTGCGCCCGCCGGCGCTGGACTCCGCGACGGCACCTCCGGCGGCCCGGCTGCTGCTGGGCACGCTGGCGTACGTGGCCCACCGGTCGCGGGCGCGGGCGTAG
- a CDS encoding sugar porter family MFS transporter: MTSTAQAPQSGARSAHPEHLGHVIFIAAAAAMGGFLFGYDSSVINGAVEAIRDRYDIGSAGLAQVIAIALIGCAIGAATAGRIADRIGRIRCMQIAAVLFTISAVGSALPFALWDLALWRIIGGFAIGMASVIGPAYIAEVAPPAYRGRLGSFQQAAIVVGIAISQLVNWGLLNAAGGKQRGHLMGLEAWQVMLGVMVVPAVLYGLLSFAIPESPRFLLSIGKRERAKEILAEVEGTGVDLDGRVAEIEHAMKSEHKSTFKDLLGGSFFFKPIVWVGIGLSVFQQFVGINVAFYYSSTLWQSVGVDPTQSFFYSFTTSIINIIGTVIAMIFVDRIGRKPLALIGSVGMVVGLALEAWAFSYHLVDGKLPSTQGWTALIAAHIFVLFFALSWGVVVWVFLGEMFPNRIRAAALGVAASAQWIANWAITASFPSLADWNLSGTYIIYTVFAALSIPFVLKFVKETKGKALEEMG, from the coding sequence GTGACCAGCACAGCGCAGGCACCTCAGTCAGGAGCCAGATCGGCTCATCCCGAGCATCTCGGGCACGTCATCTTCATCGCGGCGGCTGCCGCCATGGGCGGCTTCCTCTTCGGCTACGACAGCTCTGTGATCAACGGCGCGGTCGAGGCCATCCGGGACCGCTACGACATCGGCTCCGCTGGTCTTGCCCAGGTCATCGCAATCGCCCTCATCGGCTGTGCCATCGGCGCCGCCACGGCCGGCCGCATAGCCGACCGGATCGGCCGTATCCGTTGTATGCAGATCGCCGCGGTCCTCTTCACGATCAGTGCCGTCGGATCCGCGCTGCCGTTCGCGCTGTGGGACCTCGCCCTCTGGCGCATCATCGGTGGCTTCGCCATCGGTATGGCCTCCGTCATCGGCCCGGCGTACATCGCCGAGGTCGCCCCGCCCGCCTACCGTGGCCGGCTCGGCTCCTTCCAGCAGGCCGCGATCGTCGTCGGCATCGCCATCTCCCAGCTGGTCAACTGGGGCCTGCTGAACGCCGCCGGCGGCAAGCAGCGCGGCCACCTGATGGGCCTGGAGGCCTGGCAGGTCATGCTCGGCGTGATGGTCGTCCCGGCCGTCCTGTACGGGCTGCTCTCCTTCGCGATCCCCGAGTCCCCGCGCTTCCTGCTCTCCATCGGCAAGCGTGAGCGCGCCAAGGAGATCCTCGCCGAGGTCGAGGGCACGGGCGTGGACCTGGACGGCCGCGTCGCCGAGATCGAGCACGCGATGAAGAGCGAGCACAAGTCCACCTTCAAGGACCTGCTCGGCGGCTCCTTCTTCTTCAAGCCGATCGTCTGGGTCGGTATCGGCCTGTCGGTCTTCCAGCAGTTCGTCGGCATCAACGTCGCGTTCTACTACTCCTCGACGCTGTGGCAGTCGGTCGGTGTCGACCCGACGCAGTCGTTCTTCTACTCCTTCACGACGTCGATCATCAACATCATCGGCACCGTGATCGCGATGATCTTCGTGGACCGCATCGGCCGCAAGCCGCTCGCCCTCATCGGCTCGGTCGGCATGGTCGTCGGCCTCGCGCTGGAGGCCTGGGCGTTCAGCTACCACCTGGTCGACGGCAAGCTCCCGAGCACCCAGGGCTGGACCGCCCTGATCGCCGCGCACATCTTCGTCCTCTTCTTCGCCCTGTCGTGGGGCGTGGTGGTCTGGGTCTTCCTCGGCGAGATGTTCCCGAACAGGATCCGCGCCGCCGCCCTGGGCGTGGCCGCCTCCGCGCAGTGGATCGCCAACTGGGCCATCACCGCGAGCTTCCCGTCGCTGGCCGACTGGAACCTGTCCGGCACGTACATCATCTACACCGTCTTCGCGGCGCTCTCCATCCCGTTCGTCCTGAAGTTCGTCAAGGAGACGAAGGGCAAGGCGCTGGAGGAAATGGGCTGA
- the ftsY gene encoding signal recognition particle-docking protein FtsY produces the protein METVILAVVIAVIVLGALGGLVVGSRRRKSLPAPPPRTPDITAPPAEPHVGDEAETPRDEPRRTIEEVDLPVGQAPVAVEEPPATVEAPEIEIPEPTAGRLVRLRSRLSRSQNALGKGLLTLLSREHLDEETWEEVEDTLLTADVGVQPTQELVEGLRERVKVLGTRTPEELRVLLREELLKLVGTDVDRTVKTEPEDRRPGIVMVVGVNGTGKTTTTGKLARVLVADGRTVVLGAADTFRAAAADQLQTWGERVGAYTVRGPEAGDPASVAFDAVKEGKEMGVDVVLIDTAGRLHTKTGLMDELGKVKRVVEKHAPLDEVLLVLDATTGQNGLVQARVFAEVVDITGIVLTKLDGTAKGGIVVAVQRELGVPVKLVGLGEGADDLAPFEPEAFVDALIGD, from the coding sequence ATGGAAACCGTCATCCTTGCTGTAGTCATCGCCGTGATCGTGCTCGGCGCGCTCGGCGGGCTGGTCGTGGGCAGCCGGCGCCGGAAGTCGCTGCCTGCGCCGCCCCCGAGGACGCCCGACATCACCGCGCCCCCGGCCGAGCCGCATGTCGGCGACGAAGCCGAGACGCCGCGCGACGAACCGCGCCGGACGATCGAGGAGGTGGATCTCCCGGTCGGCCAGGCACCGGTCGCCGTGGAGGAACCTCCTGCCACCGTCGAGGCGCCCGAGATCGAGATCCCGGAGCCCACCGCCGGACGCCTGGTCCGCCTGCGCTCCCGCCTGTCCCGCTCCCAGAACGCCCTCGGCAAGGGCCTGCTCACGCTGCTGTCGCGCGAGCACCTGGACGAGGAGACCTGGGAGGAGGTCGAGGACACCCTGCTCACCGCCGACGTCGGCGTGCAGCCCACCCAGGAGCTGGTCGAGGGCCTGCGCGAGCGCGTCAAGGTGCTCGGCACCCGCACCCCCGAGGAACTGCGCGTCCTGCTGCGCGAGGAGCTGCTCAAGCTGGTCGGCACCGACGTCGACCGCACGGTGAAGACCGAGCCCGAGGACCGCAGGCCCGGCATCGTGATGGTCGTCGGCGTCAACGGCACCGGCAAGACCACCACCACCGGCAAGCTCGCGCGCGTGCTCGTCGCCGACGGCCGTACCGTCGTGCTCGGCGCCGCCGACACCTTCCGTGCCGCCGCCGCCGACCAGCTGCAGACCTGGGGCGAGCGCGTCGGCGCCTACACCGTGCGCGGCCCCGAGGCCGGTGACCCCGCCTCCGTGGCCTTCGACGCGGTCAAGGAAGGCAAGGAGATGGGGGTCGACGTCGTCCTGATCGACACCGCCGGCCGCCTGCACACCAAGACCGGCCTCATGGACGAGCTGGGCAAGGTCAAGCGGGTCGTGGAGAAGCACGCGCCGCTGGACGAGGTGCTGCTGGTCCTGGACGCCACCACCGGCCAGAACGGCCTGGTGCAGGCCCGGGTCTTCGCCGAGGTCGTGGACATCACCGGCATCGTGCTGACCAAGCTCGACGGCACGGCCAAGGGCGGCATCGTCGTCGCGGTCCAGCGCGAGCTGGGCGTCCCGGTCAAGCTCGTCGGCCTCGGCGAGGGCGCCGACGACCTGGCACCGTTCGAGCCGGAGGCGTTCGTGGACGCGCTGATCGGTGACTGA
- the smc gene encoding chromosome segregation protein SMC: protein MHLKALTLRGFKSFASATTLRFEPGITCVVGPNGSGKSNVVDALSWVMGEQGAKSLRGGKMEDVIFAGTTGRPPLGRAEVSLTIDNSDGALPIEYAEVTITRIMFRNGGSEYQINGDTCRLLDIQELLSDSGIGREMHVIVGQGQLDSVLHADPMGRRAFIEEAAGVLKHRKRKEKALRKLDAMQANLARVQDLTDELRRQLKPLGRQAAVARRAAVIQADLRDARLRLLADDLVRLRQALRTEIADEAALKERKEAAEQQLKKALHREGLLEDEVRQLTPRLQRAQQTWYELSQLAERVRGTISLADARIKSATSAPPEERRGRDPEDLEREAARIREQEAELEAALDAAQHALDDTVAHRAELERELAVEERRLKDVARAIADRREGLARLTGQVNAARSRAASAQAEIDRLATARDEAQERAVQAQEEYEALKAEVDGLDADDADLAEQHDAARRRLAETDSALSAAREALTAAERSRAATQARQEALALGLRRKDGTGILLGARERLAGVLGPAAELLTVAPGHEVPLAAAFGAAADAVAVSTPAAAAEAIRLLRKQDGGRAALLLAGQAPRRGTGNGATGHTVPADAVPADAVPADAVPPVTALPAERTAPPGGRFAADLVRGPAELMPAVHRLLRGIVVVGSLEDAEDLVYAHPELTAVTTEGDLLGAHFAHGGSAGAPSLLEVQASVDEAGAELEELALRCAELTEAQRTAAERRTQAAGLVEELGERRRAADREKSAVAQQLGRLAGQARGAAGEAERSAAAAARAQEALDRAVQEAEELAERMAVAEEMPVEEEPDTSVRDRLAADGANARQTEMEARLQVRTHEERVKGLAGRADSLDRAARAEREARARAEQRRARLRHEASVAEAVASGTRQLLAHIEVSLARAERERSAAEAAKARREQELTAARTAGRELKSELDKLTDSVHRGEVLGAEKRLRIEQLEAKALEELGVEPEGLVAEYGPHQPVPPSPPADDEVLPEDPEHPRNQPRPFHRAEQERRLKAAERAYQQLGKVNPLALEEFAALEERHKFLSEQLEDLKKTRADLLQVVKEVDERVEQVFTEAYRDTAREFEGVFSRLFPGGDGRLILTDPDNMLTTGVDVEARPPGKKVKRLSLLSGGERSLTAVALLVSIFKARPSPFYVMDEVEAALDDTNLQRLIRIMQELQEASQLIVITHQKRTMEVADALYGVSMQGDGVSKVISQRLR, encoded by the coding sequence GTGCACCTCAAGGCCCTGACCCTCCGTGGGTTCAAGTCGTTCGCCTCGGCGACCACACTCCGGTTCGAACCGGGCATCACGTGTGTCGTCGGCCCGAACGGTTCGGGCAAGTCCAATGTCGTGGACGCGCTCAGCTGGGTCATGGGCGAACAGGGCGCCAAGTCGCTGCGCGGCGGCAAGATGGAGGACGTCATCTTCGCCGGCACCACCGGCCGCCCGCCGCTGGGCCGCGCCGAGGTGTCGCTGACCATTGACAACTCCGACGGGGCGCTGCCCATCGAGTACGCCGAGGTCACCATCACGCGGATCATGTTCCGCAACGGCGGCAGCGAGTACCAGATCAACGGCGACACCTGTCGTCTCCTGGACATCCAGGAACTCCTCTCCGACTCCGGCATCGGCCGCGAGATGCACGTCATCGTCGGCCAGGGGCAGCTCGACTCCGTCCTGCACGCCGATCCCATGGGCCGCCGCGCCTTCATCGAAGAGGCCGCGGGTGTACTGAAACACCGCAAGCGCAAGGAAAAGGCCCTGCGCAAGCTGGACGCGATGCAGGCCAACCTCGCGCGCGTGCAGGACCTCACCGACGAACTGCGTCGCCAGCTCAAGCCGCTCGGCCGCCAGGCGGCGGTGGCGCGCAGGGCCGCCGTCATCCAGGCGGATCTGCGGGACGCCCGCCTGCGCCTGCTCGCCGACGACCTCGTACGCCTGCGTCAGGCCCTCAGGACCGAGATCGCCGACGAAGCCGCCCTGAAGGAGCGCAAGGAGGCGGCCGAGCAGCAGCTGAAGAAGGCCCTGCACCGCGAGGGCCTGCTGGAGGACGAGGTACGGCAGCTCACGCCCCGCCTCCAGCGTGCCCAGCAGACCTGGTACGAGCTGTCCCAGCTGGCCGAACGCGTCCGGGGCACGATTTCGCTGGCCGACGCCCGCATCAAGAGCGCCACCTCCGCGCCCCCCGAGGAGCGGCGCGGGCGCGACCCCGAGGACCTGGAGCGCGAGGCCGCCCGCATCCGTGAACAGGAGGCCGAGCTGGAGGCCGCCCTCGACGCGGCCCAGCACGCCCTGGACGACACGGTCGCCCACCGGGCCGAGCTGGAGCGGGAGCTGGCCGTCGAGGAACGCCGGCTGAAGGACGTGGCCCGCGCCATCGCCGACCGCCGTGAGGGGCTGGCCCGGCTGACCGGCCAGGTCAACGCGGCCCGCTCCCGTGCCGCCTCGGCCCAGGCCGAGATCGACCGCCTGGCCACCGCGCGCGACGAGGCACAGGAACGGGCCGTTCAGGCGCAGGAGGAGTACGAGGCCCTCAAGGCGGAGGTCGACGGACTCGACGCCGACGACGCGGACCTGGCCGAGCAGCACGACGCGGCCAGGCGTCGGCTCGCCGAGACGGATTCCGCCCTGAGCGCGGCCCGTGAGGCGCTCACCGCGGCCGAACGCAGCCGCGCCGCGACCCAGGCCCGCCAGGAGGCCCTCGCCCTGGGCCTCAGGCGAAAGGACGGCACCGGGATACTGCTGGGCGCCCGGGAGCGCCTGGCGGGAGTCCTCGGCCCGGCGGCGGAACTCCTCACGGTCGCCCCGGGCCATGAAGTCCCGCTGGCGGCGGCGTTCGGCGCGGCAGCGGACGCCGTCGCCGTCTCGACCCCCGCGGCGGCGGCCGAGGCAATCCGCCTGCTGCGCAAACAGGACGGGGGAAGGGCGGCGCTTCTGCTGGCAGGGCAGGCACCGCGAAGGGGCACGGGGAACGGCGCGACCGGCCACACCGTACCCGCAGACGCCGTACCCGCAGACGCCGTACCTGCAGACGCCGTGCCGCCCGTCACCGCCCTCCCCGCGGAGCGCACGGCACCCCCCGGTGGGCGCTTCGCGGCCGACCTGGTCCGCGGCCCCGCCGAGCTGATGCCCGCCGTCCACCGCCTTCTGCGGGGAATCGTGGTCGTCGGCTCCCTGGAGGACGCCGAGGACCTGGTCTACGCGCATCCGGAACTCACCGCCGTCACCACCGAAGGCGATCTCCTGGGCGCCCACTTCGCGCACGGCGGCTCGGCCGGGGCGCCGAGCCTGCTGGAGGTGCAGGCCTCCGTCGACGAGGCCGGCGCCGAGCTGGAGGAGCTGGCGCTGCGCTGCGCGGAACTCACCGAGGCCCAGCGCACGGCGGCCGAGCGACGTACGCAGGCCGCCGGTCTCGTGGAAGAGCTGGGGGAGCGGCGCCGGGCCGCCGACCGGGAGAAGTCGGCCGTGGCCCAGCAGCTCGGGCGGCTCGCCGGACAGGCACGCGGTGCGGCCGGGGAGGCCGAGCGGTCCGCCGCTGCCGCCGCCCGGGCGCAGGAGGCGCTGGACAGGGCCGTACAGGAGGCCGAGGAACTGGCGGAGCGGATGGCCGTGGCCGAGGAGATGCCGGTCGAGGAGGAGCCGGACACCTCCGTGCGCGACCGGCTGGCCGCCGACGGGGCCAACGCCCGGCAGACCGAGATGGAGGCCCGGCTGCAGGTCCGCACCCACGAGGAGCGGGTCAAGGGGCTCGCCGGGCGGGCCGACTCGCTCGACCGGGCGGCCCGCGCCGAACGCGAGGCACGCGCGCGTGCCGAGCAGCGCCGGGCCCGGCTGCGGCACGAGGCGTCCGTGGCCGAGGCCGTGGCCTCGGGCACCCGGCAGCTGCTCGCGCACATCGAGGTGTCCCTCGCCCGTGCCGAGCGGGAACGCTCCGCCGCCGAGGCCGCGAAGGCGCGGCGCGAGCAGGAGCTGACCGCCGCGCGCACCGCCGGCCGCGAACTCAAGTCGGAACTCGACAAGTTGACGGACTCGGTGCACCGCGGCGAGGTGCTCGGCGCCGAGAAGCGGCTGCGGATCGAGCAGCTGGAGGCCAAGGCGCTGGAGGAGCTGGGTGTCGAGCCGGAGGGGCTGGTGGCCGAGTACGGCCCGCACCAGCCCGTGCCGCCCTCGCCACCCGCCGACGACGAGGTGCTGCCCGAGGACCCGGAGCACCCGCGCAACCAGCCCAGGCCCTTCCACCGGGCCGAGCAGGAACGGCGCCTCAAGGCCGCCGAGCGGGCCTACCAGCAGCTGGGCAAGGTCAACCCGCTGGCGCTGGAGGAGTTCGCGGCGCTGGAGGAGCGGCACAAGTTCCTCAGCGAGCAGCTGGAGGACCTGAAGAAGACCCGCGCCGATCTGCTCCAGGTGGTGAAGGAGGTCGACGAGCGCGTCGAGCAGGTCTTCACCGAGGCCTACCGGGACACGGCCCGCGAGTTCGAGGGCGTCTTCAGCCGGCTCTTCCCGGGCGGCGACGGGCGACTGATCCTGACCGATCCCGACAACATGCTGACCACCGGCGTGGACGTCGAGGCCCGCCCGCCGGGCAAGAAGGTCAAGCGGCTCTCCCTGCTCTCCGGTGGCGAGCGCTCGCTGACGGCCGTCGCGCTGCTGGTGTCGATCTTCAAGGCCCGGCCGAGCCCGTTCTACGTCATGGACGAGGTCGAGGCCGCGCTCGACGACACCAACCTGCAGCGGCTCATCCGGATCATGCAGGAGCTGCAGGAGGCCTCGCAGCTGATCGTGATCACGCACCAGAAGCGCACCATGGAGGTTGCCGACGCGCTGTACGGCGTCTCCATGCAGGGCGACGGCGTGTCGAAGGTGATCTCCCAGCGGCTGCGGTAG
- a CDS encoding cytosine permease, whose protein sequence is MSKTVETEGALETRGIEQVPDHERTAKTRELFPTWVGANISVLLLTMGASLVVAYHLDIWQALVVAVAAPVVSYGLVGLIGIAGKRGGAPGMALSRAVFGQRGNLLPGSLIWVARWGWETINAVTGAYAMLTIVDILFGLKANSVLDMVMLLIFVVATFAISGLGINAVQKCNKYATYLFGVFSVLVLVYLAVNTNWSKVVHHSAGSTAAVITGIGMIAAGGVSWIPTAPDFTRYLPRTASSRAIVGTAVGGAGVVVLPMVLMGAVMAVSTPDLASATDPVSFLGEILPTWIAVPYLCIALIGMLLINSMSMYSAGFTAQTLGFKVPRHWAVSVNAVISLVFGGVLMLVATSFMGSFIAFLSLLAVAFSAWVGVFGADMLRRTEYDGRAMADTTRTSAYWYKGGFSPAAVAAWAIGLVSGLMFTTSDWFTGPLAKNNVIGEYGLGWVATIVISGLLYMVLPKPAVVAPQQEDAPAAAGEAKESAPLAV, encoded by the coding sequence ATGAGCAAAACCGTCGAGACCGAAGGCGCTCTCGAGACCCGTGGCATCGAGCAGGTCCCGGATCACGAGCGCACCGCGAAGACCCGGGAGCTGTTCCCCACGTGGGTCGGCGCCAACATCAGCGTGCTGCTGCTGACGATGGGCGCGAGCCTCGTGGTGGCGTACCACCTGGACATCTGGCAGGCGCTGGTGGTGGCAGTGGCCGCGCCGGTCGTGTCGTACGGCCTGGTCGGGCTGATCGGCATCGCGGGCAAGCGGGGCGGCGCGCCCGGCATGGCGCTGTCGCGCGCGGTGTTCGGCCAGCGCGGCAACCTGCTGCCGGGTTCGCTGATCTGGGTCGCGCGCTGGGGCTGGGAGACGATCAACGCGGTCACGGGCGCCTACGCGATGCTCACCATCGTGGACATCCTGTTCGGCCTCAAGGCGAACAGCGTGCTGGACATGGTGATGCTGCTGATCTTCGTCGTCGCGACCTTCGCGATCTCGGGCCTCGGCATCAACGCCGTGCAGAAGTGCAACAAGTACGCGACGTACCTCTTCGGCGTCTTCTCCGTGCTCGTCCTGGTCTACCTGGCCGTGAACACGAACTGGTCGAAGGTGGTGCACCACAGCGCGGGCTCCACGGCCGCCGTGATCACCGGCATCGGCATGATCGCGGCCGGTGGCGTCAGCTGGATCCCGACCGCGCCGGACTTCACCCGCTATCTGCCGCGCACGGCCTCGTCCAGGGCGATCGTGGGCACGGCGGTCGGCGGCGCCGGTGTCGTCGTCCTCCCCATGGTCCTGATGGGTGCGGTGATGGCGGTCTCCACGCCGGACCTGGCCTCGGCGACCGACCCGGTCTCCTTCCTCGGCGAGATCCTGCCGACCTGGATCGCGGTGCCGTACCTGTGCATCGCGCTGATCGGCATGCTGCTGATCAACTCGATGTCGATGTACTCGGCGGGCTTCACCGCACAGACCCTCGGCTTCAAGGTGCCGCGGCACTGGGCGGTCTCGGTGAACGCCGTGATCTCGCTGGTCTTCGGCGGGGTGCTGATGCTGGTGGCGACGAGCTTCATGGGCTCCTTCATCGCCTTCCTGTCGCTGCTCGCGGTCGCCTTCTCCGCCTGGGTCGGCGTGTTCGGCGCGGACATGCTGCGCCGTACGGAGTACGACGGCCGGGCCATGGCCGACACCACGCGCACCAGCGCCTACTGGTACAAGGGCGGCTTCTCCCCCGCGGCCGTCGCCGCCTGGGCGATCGGTCTGGTCTCGGGCCTGATGTTCACGACCTCGGACTGGTTCACCGGCCCGCTCGCGAAGAACAACGTGATCGGCGAGTACGGCCTCGGCTGGGTCGCCACGATCGTGATCTCGGGCCTGCTGTACATGGTGCTGCCGAAGCCGGCGGTCGTCGCGCCGCAGCAGGAGGACGCGCCCGCCGCGGCCGGCGAGGCCAAGGAGTCCGCGCCTCTGGCTGTCTGA
- a CDS encoding LLM class flavin-dependent oxidoreductase, producing MPVTVVRFNLVAPGAAPAALSARYRAALEMAAYADEHGISTVQTEEHHGAENNWLPSPFAFAGAVFGATRRIAVTVSAVIGPLHDPLRLAEEIAVLDLLSGGRLVTVAGIGYRPEEYALFDVDWKRRGRLQDELLETLLKAWSGDAFEYRGRTVRLTPRPFTDPHPLLLVGGSSKAAARRAARLGLPFFPSAHLPELEAYYKEKLTEYGTEGWVMMPAAETPLLHIAEDPDRAWAHYGEHFLHEARTYASWQSGQVRSAVKSAARTVAELRAEGVYRILTPEQCVAQGLDSLVLHPLAGGMPVEEGWRSLRLLAQRVLPALEGSAAGISGGPAGAEGGPLRT from the coding sequence ATGCCCGTCACGGTCGTCCGTTTCAACCTCGTCGCTCCCGGCGCCGCCCCCGCCGCCCTCTCCGCCCGCTACCGGGCGGCTCTGGAGATGGCCGCGTACGCCGACGAGCACGGCATCAGCACCGTGCAGACCGAGGAGCACCACGGCGCCGAGAACAACTGGCTGCCGTCGCCGTTCGCCTTCGCGGGCGCCGTGTTCGGGGCGACCCGCCGGATCGCGGTGACCGTGTCGGCGGTGATCGGCCCGCTGCACGATCCGCTGCGGCTGGCCGAGGAGATCGCCGTACTGGACCTGCTCAGTGGCGGGCGGCTGGTGACGGTGGCCGGGATCGGCTACCGGCCCGAGGAGTACGCCCTGTTCGACGTGGACTGGAAGCGCCGAGGCCGGCTCCAGGACGAGTTGCTGGAGACCCTGCTGAAGGCGTGGTCCGGTGACGCGTTCGAGTACCGGGGCCGTACCGTACGGCTCACCCCGCGCCCGTTCACCGATCCGCACCCGCTGCTGCTGGTCGGCGGCTCCTCGAAGGCCGCCGCCCGCCGGGCCGCCCGGCTCGGCCTGCCGTTCTTCCCGAGCGCGCACCTGCCGGAGCTGGAGGCGTACTACAAGGAGAAGCTCACGGAGTACGGCACCGAGGGCTGGGTCATGATGCCCGCCGCCGAGACCCCGCTGCTCCACATCGCCGAGGACCCGGACCGGGCGTGGGCGCACTACGGCGAGCACTTCCTGCACGAGGCACGGACCTACGCGTCCTGGCAGTCGGGGCAGGTCCGCTCGGCGGTGAAGTCGGCGGCCAGGACGGTGGCGGAACTGCGCGCGGAGGGCGTGTACCGCATCCTCACGCCGGAGCAGTGCGTGGCGCAGGGGCTGGACAGCCTCGTGCTGCATCCACTCGCGGGCGGGATGCCGGTGGAGGAGGGGTGGCGCAGCCTCAGGCTGCTGGCGCAGCGGGTGCTTCCGGCGCTGGAGGGCTCGGCCGCGGGCATATCCGGTGGTCCGGCCGGGGCCGAGGGTGGTCCACTGCGGACATGA
- the nsdA gene encoding transcriptional repressor NsdA, with translation MSGNGGSGTNADKRPNELLGSWFVRSGWSKGELARQVNRRARQLGANHISTDTSRVRRWLDGENPREPIPRILSELFSERFGCVVSIEDLGLRAARQSPSATGVDLPWTGPQTVALLSEFSRSDLMLARRGFLGTSLALSAGPSLIEPMQRWLVPSPASPVPPEPEPLLDQRRPGRLSKPELDLLESTTRMFRQWDAQCGGGLRRKAVVGQLHEVTDLLQEPQPEATTRILFKVAAELAELAGWMSYDVGLQPTAQKYFVLALHAAKEAGDKPLGSYILSSMSRQMIHLGRPDDALELLHLAQYGSRDCASPRTQAMLYAMEARAYANMGQPGKTKRAVRMAESTFAEADEWDEPDPDWIRFFSEAELYGENSHSFRDLAYVAGRSPTYASLAEPLMQRAVELFAKDPEHQRSYALNLIGKATVHLLQREPELGTAYASQAMEIAKKVRSERVNTRIRKTVDTAVRDYGDLATVTDLTDQLAVDLPETAEAV, from the coding sequence GTGAGCGGCAACGGCGGTAGCGGGACGAACGCTGACAAGCGCCCCAACGAGCTGCTCGGTTCGTGGTTCGTGCGCAGCGGCTGGTCCAAGGGCGAGCTGGCCCGCCAAGTGAACCGCCGGGCACGCCAGTTGGGTGCCAACCACATCTCCACCGACACCTCGCGCGTACGGCGCTGGCTGGACGGGGAGAATCCCCGCGAGCCGATCCCGCGCATCCTCTCCGAGCTGTTCTCCGAGCGCTTCGGCTGTGTGGTCTCCATCGAGGACCTCGGCCTGCGCGCCGCCCGCCAGTCACCCTCCGCGACCGGCGTCGACCTGCCCTGGACCGGCCCGCAGACGGTCGCCCTGCTCAGCGAGTTCTCGCGCAGCGACCTGATGCTCGCCCGGCGCGGCTTCCTCGGCACCTCCCTCGCGCTGTCCGCCGGCCCGTCCCTCATCGAGCCCATGCAGCGCTGGCTCGTGCCGAGCCCGGCCTCCCCGGTCCCGCCCGAGCCCGAGCCCCTCCTCGACCAGCGCCGCCCCGGCCGCCTGTCCAAGCCCGAGCTGGACCTGCTGGAGTCCACCACCCGGATGTTCCGCCAGTGGGACGCCCAGTGCGGCGGCGGCCTGCGCCGCAAGGCGGTCGTCGGCCAGCTGCACGAGGTCACCGACCTGCTCCAGGAGCCCCAGCCCGAGGCCACCACCCGCATCCTGTTCAAGGTCGCCGCCGAGCTGGCCGAGCTGGCGGGCTGGATGTCGTACGACGTCGGCCTGCAGCCCACCGCGCAGAAGTACTTCGTCCTGGCCCTGCACGCGGCCAAGGAGGCCGGTGACAAGCCGCTCGGTTCGTACATCCTGTCCAGCATGAGCCGCCAGATGATCCACCTCGGCCGGCCCGACGACGCCCTGGAGCTGCTCCACCTCGCCCAGTACGGCAGCCGCGACTGCGCCAGCCCGCGCACCCAGGCCATGCTGTATGCGATGGAGGCCCGCGCGTACGCCAACATGGGCCAGCCCGGCAAGACCAAACGCGCGGTCCGCATGGCCGAGAGCACCTTCGCGGAGGCCGACGAGTGGGACGAGCCGGACCCCGACTGGATCCGCTTCTTCTCCGAGGCCGAGCTGTACGGCGAGAACTCCCACTCCTTCCGTGACCTCGCCTATGTCGCCGGTCGCAGTCCCACCTACGCCTCTCTCGCCGAGCCGCTCATGCAGCGGGCGGTGGAGCTGTTCGCCAAGGATCCGGAGCACCAGCGGTCGTATGCGCTCAACCTGATCGGCAAGGCCACCGTGCACCTGCTCCAGCGCGAGCCCGAGCTGGGCACGGCCTACGCCTCCCAGGCCATGGAGATCGCCAAGAAGGTCCGCTCCGAGCGGGTGAACACACGTATCCGAAAGACGGTGGACACGGCCGTGCGGGACTACGGCGACCTCGCCACCGTCACCGACCTGACCGACCAGCTCGCCGTGGACCTCCCGGAGACCGCCGAGGCCGTCTGA